In Nicotiana tabacum cultivar K326 chromosome 17, ASM71507v2, whole genome shotgun sequence, one DNA window encodes the following:
- the LOC107794817 gene encoding protein DETOXIFICATION 12-like → MTEELPQSLKEKKWQINWDAVSQELKKTSRIMAPMVAVTVLQYLLQFVSVVMVGHLGQLALSSVAIATSLTNVTGFSLLSGLVGGLETLCGQAYGAQQYHKLSTYTYTAIISLFLVCIPICVLWFFMDKLLILMGQDHSISVEAQKYSMWVLPALFGGAISKPLVRYMQTQSLILPMLLSSFGVLCFHLPISWALIFKLERGNIGAAIAFSISSWLYVLFLAFYVKYSSSCEKTRAPFSMDAFLGIGQFFRLAVPSAVMVCLKWWSLEVLTLLSGLLPNPTLETSVMSICLTISTLHFTIPYGFGAAASTRISNELGAGNPQKARLAVQLVMFLAVIETVVLSTSLFGSRRVLGKAFSNDKQVVDYIAEMTPFLCLSIITDSLQAVISGIARGSGWQHIGAYINLGAFYLVAIPLAVVLGFVLHLKAKGLWIGIVVGSTVQTIILSIVTSFTDWEKQAKKARERIHEGRS, encoded by the exons ATGACAGAGGAGTTGCCACAGAgcttgaaagaaaagaaatggcAGATAAACTGGGATGCTGTATCCCAAGAACTGAAGAAGACGAGTCGCATTATGGCTCCAATGGTAGCAGTTACAGTGCTTCAGTACCTCTTGCAATTTGTATCAGTTGTTATGGTGGGACATCTTGGACAGTTAGCGCTCTCTAGCGTTGCCATTGCCACTTCTCTAACTAATGTCACTGGTTTCAGCCTACTT TCAGGGCTGGTTGGTGGTTTGGAGACACTATGTGGACAAGCATACGGAGCTCAACAATACCATAAACTCAGCACATATACCTACACTGCTATAATTTCTCTGTTTCTTGTATGCATACCAATATGTGTATTGTGGTTCTTCATGGACAAATTGCTTATATTGATGGGACAAGATCATTCAATCTCAGTGGAAGCGCAGAAGTATTCAATGTGGGTACTCCCTGCTTTATTTGGTGGTGCAATTTCTAAACCGCTAGTTAGATACATGCAGACACAGAGTTTGATTCTTCCCATGCTGTTATCTTCCTTTGGTGTTCTATGCTTCCACTTGCCCATAAGCTGGGCTTTGATATTTAAGTTGGAGCGAGGAAACATAGGAGCTGCTATAGCCTTCAGCATATCCAGTTGGTTGTATGTGCTATTTCTTGCATTTTATGTCAAATATTCAAGCTCCTGTGAGAAGACTCGAGCGCCTTTCTCCATGGATGCATTCCTTGGTATCGGACAATTCTTCCGTTTGGCTGTTCCTTCTGCTGTGATGGTTTG CCTAAAATGGTGGTCACTTGAGGTGCTTACTCTGCTATCAGGCCTTTTACCAAATCCAACACTTGAGACATCAGTGATGTCAATATG CTTAACAATTTCCACATTACACTTCACTATACCATATGGCTTTGGAGCTGCTGCAAG TACtcgtatttcaaatgaattgGGAGCTGGAAATCCTCAAAAGGCTCGACTCGCAGTTCAGTTAGTAATGTTTCTTGCAGTCATAGAGACAGTAGTATTAAGCACAAGTCTATTCGGAAGCAGGCGTGTATTAGGGAAAGCCTTCAGCAATGACAAGCAAGTGGTGGATTATATAGCTGAAATGACTCCTTTTCTATGTCTGTCCATTATCACAGATAGCTTACAAGCAGTCATCTCTG GTATAGCAAGAGGAAGCGGGTGGCAGCATATTGGGGCATATATAAATCTAGGGGCATTTTATTTGGTAGCAATCCCCTTAGCAGTGGTGTTGGGGTTCGTACTACATTTGAAAGCAAAGGGTCTTTGGATTGGAATAGTGGTTggttctactgtacaaacaatcATTCTATCTATTGTTACAAGTTTCACAGATTGGGAAAAGCAG GCAAAGAAGGCAAGAGAAAGGATACACGAAGGAAGATCTTAG